One segment of Desmodus rotundus isolate HL8 chromosome 6, HLdesRot8A.1, whole genome shotgun sequence DNA contains the following:
- the ID1 gene encoding DNA-binding protein inhibitor ID-1, producing the protein MKVASGNAAAAAGPSCPLKGGKTAGGAGEVVRCLSEQSVAISRCAGGPGARLPALLDEQQVNVLLYDMNGCYSRLKELVPTLPQNRKVSRVEILQHVIDYIWDLELELNSESQVGTPGGRGLPARAPLSTLNGEISALAAEAACVATDDRILCR; encoded by the exons ATGAAGGTCGCCAGTGGCAACGCCGCGGCCGCCGCCGGCCCCAGCTGCCCGCTGAAGGGCGGCAAGACCGCGGGCGGCGCCGGCGAGGTGGTGCGCTGCCTGTCGGAGCAGAGCGTGGCCATCTCGCGCTGCGCCGGCGGCCCCGGGGCGCGCCTGCCCGCCCTGCTGGACGAGCAGCAGGTCAACGTGCTGCTCTACGACATGAACGGCTGCTACTCGCGCCTCAAGGAGCTGGTGCCCACTTTGCCCCAAAACCGAAAAGTGAGCAGGGTGGAGATCCTCCAGCACGTCATCGACTACATCTGGGACCTGGAGTTAGAGCTGAACTCGGAATCTCAAGTCGGGACCCCCGGGGGCCGGGGGCTCCCCGCCCGGGCTCCGCTCAGCACCCTCAACGGCGAGATCAGCGCCCTGGCGGCGGAG GCGGCCTGTGTTGCAACGGACGATCGCATCTTGTGTCGCTGA
- the COX4I2 gene encoding cytochrome c oxidase subunit 4 isoform 2, mitochondrial, producing MSFRAAWSLVLGKRRLGMRGIHSPEDPAHGKGKMPPYTNYHAQRSYPMPDEPFCTELSAEQRALKEKEKGSWTQLSHAEKVALYRLQFHETFAEMNRRSNEWKTVLGCVFFFCGFTALLIWWQRVYVFPEKPITLTDEWKAQQLQRILDMKANPVQGLASRWDYEKKEWKK from the exons ATGTCCTTCAGAGCTGCCTGGAGCTTGGTGCTGGGGAAACGAAGACTTGGAATGCGAGGGATACACAGCCCAGAAGATCCAG CCCACGGCAAGGGGAAGATGCCCCCCTACACCAACTACCATGCCCAGCGCTCCTACCCGATGCCAGATGAGCCCTTCTGCACAGAGCTCAGCGCCGAGCAGCGGGCcctgaaggagaaggagaagggcagCTGGACCCAGCTGAGCCATGCTGAGAAGGTGGCCT tgTACCGGCTCCAGTTCCATGAGACCTTCGCGGAGATGAACCGTCGCTCCAATGAGTGGAAGACAGTGCTGGGCTGTGTCTTCTTCTTCTGTGGGTTCACAGCTCTGCTGATCTGGTGGCAGCGGGTCTACG TGTTCCCTGAGAAGCCCATCACCCTGACGGATGAGTGGAAGGCCCAGCAGCTCCAGCGCATCCTGGATATGAAGGCCAACCCTGTGCAAGGCCTGGCCTCCCGGTGGGACTACGAGAAAAAGGAGTGGAAGAAGTGA